In the Plasmodium sp. gorilla clade G2 genome assembly, chromosome: 12 genome, TTAAATCGATATATCTTTTTGTTCCAGATTCAAGAAATTTTGATTTAGGTATTAAATTAGGTGGgtctaatattattatatcaaataattgTTTACAATTTTTCAAAAATTCTAAAGCATCTTgacataaaaatgatatattacaATTTGTGTTATctatactattattattttccagattggatatattttgtttattagtATGATGTTTTTGTGAACTATTCATTttaacattatattttaaattgttCATATTGGCTGATTTTATGGCTAGCTCAACAAAATAGCTATCTTTTTCAACACAGACAACATATTTGGCATTTCCAATTTTTGAACATTGAATACCAAAGGAACCCACATATGAAAAGAGATCAAGAACTTGTTTTTGATTTGCATAATTACACACAAGTTTTCTCAATTCTTTTCTATTAAAAAACCAACCTGTATTTGGagaatttattaaatcaattaaaaaaaaacatttattttctattagCCTGACTTGTTCAGGTACTTTTCCAAAAActacttttttataaatttctaatttttcatttaatctATCTTTAATATCATTTCTAAAAATGATTGCTTTTGGATTTAGTAGTTCTAGAATGGCatgattaatattataagcaAGCATTTCACATCCTAAGGTTATATGTTGTATGGAAATAAAATCATCATATCTGTCTATAATAAGACCTGGAATATTATCACCCTCTGCATTAATTAATCTATAACAATGTTTAGGATTAAGTGCATGATATGtgtatgtaaataaattattttctttttttgaattatttattttattttgttcttcatgaaaattaattaattcattttttttttcattattaatatgatgaGAGGAAATACGTATATCATTTTCTTGTTCTTCTTGATTTGTCATTAATTTACATCTCCAATGTAaagaatttttaattttttcaataaaaaaattaatatttattgaaaaaaGAGTATTGTTACTAATAATCCTTGCACTGATTAAAGAATAAGGATTAAATGTCGCTACTCCAAAAGattcatttttcatattttttacattaacTAAGATAAaaggatttttttttaattcttctaaattttgtatttcattactatatataaatggaatatttctttttaatctTTTGTCATacgtgttttttttttttttttttttattattattatgagaAGTTTGTACGTTATCTTCATTGTCGTCATGTTCATAAATTTCTTCATCTTTCAAATATAAACTAGGCCTACTATTTACACAAtctatatattcttcatgatgatatttatatagatcttctttaaattttgtgttttttttaaatttatcttTATTCCTTTCAAAGGAGGAACCTACATAATCTTTTCCTTTCTGTTCAATTATGACATTTGAAAAAGGTTGACATTTTATAAATcctttccattttttaatgATATGTACTTTTAGCATTctaatatttacataatatatatatatatataaatataaaggctatatatatatattataaataaataatatatgagaaaaataaaacacatacaacaaatatttataaaaaaattacaaaataaaaatgaaatggttattttataacatatatatgtatgtatatttgtttgtattttttttttataaattatacatttgaaaaaaaaaaaaaaaaaaaaaaaaaaatacaaaatggaatcacttatataattatatatatgaaagatatttttattttagaataatgaaaatattataatttgtaaaatattggaatgctatattaatatatatatatatttttttctctttataaagaaatattttgagaacatattattatctatacaTTCAAATAAACGAGCATTCTTTTAGCAATggattttaaaatataatcattaatttattcatccatatttttagaattagctttttttttctttttttttttttgaagaaataaatgaaaattatatataaaatttttttatggtATAATGGTaagaatatgaaatataaaaaaaaatatattatataaatattattaattatagcAATGagaaaaatgtaaaattgaaagaatataatattaatcttgtatattatagatttaaagaaaataatatccttttaaaaaaaaaagaaaagaaatagttcctataatatatgtatatattatatatatatatatttttttttttttttttttttttttttaatgttgtGCAATGTTGTTTAATCAAAGGAAAACATCTCCTTAATTTTGCTCCCCGAATCAGCCCGTTTTCCTtctatttgtttatttatttatttgtttatttatttgtttatttatttatttatttatttttattttttttgtgagttatgtatataaatatacatatatatttatacacacgtttttaaaaatatggaagaatatttaaaaaacaaatatatgaaaaataatttgaaaaaaggcaaagaaaagaaaaaaggaaatataaaaatttatgattgtgaagaagaagatataaatgaagagGATATATAtcgaaataaaaaaaaaaaacatatgaaTCAAAAtgatcaaatatattatagagAAGAATTTGATAATTATGTAGAAtctgatgaaaatatttcaGATGTCCCTATAACCATTACAGACACAAATACTATGAATGTTATAGAGATatctaatgaaaataaaaaaaaaattttagatTCTTTACAAAGTGGTCGTCTAATACAAACGtcaagtaataataaaaaaagaaaaaaaagtgaGAAAAAGGAAAGCGATTCTGATATATCAATTTCTaggaataaaaagaatagtGAAAGTGATTCTGATATGTCCATTTGtaggaataaaaaaaataataaaagtgatTCTGATATGTCCATTTGTaggaataaaaagaataatgaaAGTGATTCTGATATATCAATTTGTaggaataaaaagaatagtGAAAGTGATTCTGATATGTCCATTTGTAGAactaaaaagaataataaaaacagcGATTCTGATATATCCATTtgtagaaataataaaaatgaaaagaaaaatcatTCACCTTCTTTATCATATACAATTTCCAGTATaagtgaaaataaaaattcagATTCAAAATTTAGACACGCACCTTCAAAAAAACATAAGTCCAGTACAcgtaaagaaaaatataatagtgatgaagatgaagataAAATATCTTCTTATTCtgaagatgatgaaaacaagaaaaatcaaaaaacTATTTACAGAGATAAAAGCGGTAAAATAATATCAAGAGAAAAATGGAttgaagaacaaaaaaatgaaatgaaatataaacatggaaaatataaagataaaagaaaaaaaatagaagaagaaaaaaaaaaaaaattagaatgGGATAGTGGATTAGTACAAAAAGATATGAGACAAAAAATTAtcgaagaaaatgaaaaattaattaaaaagaaaaatattatcaattaTGATTTTGATTCTGATTATGATAtagaattaaaaatgaaaaaaagaaaagatgatccaatgaatatatatatagaagaaaaagaagaaaataatcaagaaaacaaaaaactCACATGTCGTTATCAATCACCATATAATCGTTTTAATATTCAAGCTGGTTATAGATGGGATGGTGTTATAAGAGGTAATGGATTTGAAGAAAGAAGATTAGAAGcacaaaaaatgaaagagcaacaaaataaattgacttatataaataatacagcagatttatgaaaattaaaatgtgaataacataaataataattagtaataaatattttatatatttatatataaatatatattttatttgttttattactacttaatatatatatatattaatctgATTCTTATTTATAGAATATGGGTATCCTTtgattattaaataaaatatgatatatatattatatatattttttaaaggttatttattcataaataaatattatatgtccatgtattttttttttttttttttttttttttttttttttttttgggtgATTAATGAATATCCAGgggataattttttaataacataaatatataaatatatatatatattatatatatattattttaatttttcaagtATATATATGGTAAAAATATCTatagtttatattatttcataaatttaatatattgacCTATTATTCTGATATTTTACCATATAAGTAAAAGAATAACATATGTGAAATATAACAAacgtatatgtatataagaTTTCATTTAgggtttatttttaaatatataattttttcaattttttaatttttttttttttacgttTTCTAAATGTTATATTTGTGTAGAAGTTGTTATGAgagttatataaataaatataaataaatatatatacatatattcatatttatttatatattattgctaattttaatgatgaaatatattaatatatatatacacaaacATGTAGTCATACgttatgtaaaataaaaagaaaattataattatatatttataaaatcttttataatatatttatatatatggttgGTATTAGAATTATTTCATAAACTTACAAatgtgtatttttatatagttctgcataaaatatttatatggatCCCCCgtgttttttatataaaatataatgaatatattatacaaaaaattatttgcTAATATAACGAGTAAAAGATTTCTTCTATTTAATAatgtaattttaaaaaaaagaaaaggctATCTATCACACAAAaggaatttatttttttttaaaaatgataagaatgatatcataaaaaatgaaattgaagaaattttaaaaagaaacgGAAATGATATCTCTACCTTAtacgaaaaaaataaaaatgataaatataatgaacagAAAAATaaggaagaagaaaaatttatatataaaaagggaaaatttaaaagattattcatatttattggTTTTCAAAGTATACCTATTATTGCCttaatgtatttatttaaatatatagaagaaGTAAAATTAAACGAACTTAACTTTAAATTTGATTCTTCTGAAGATATAATTAATGAAGCcattaaattaattaatggATCATCCTTATGTTTTTGcttatattttgataaaaatgtaataaatacTGTTTATATCGAACCACTAAATCCTGAAAATGCAGAAATTAATTATGAAttgaataataaacaaatagcTAGCTCTTCATTTTCAAATTCAGggtttgaaataaaaaaaaatgaaaaaattatgaacggGTCAGGTAGccaaatgataaaaaaaaataatgaagaaataaaaaatatgaacaggTCAGgtcaaattaataataatgagtatgaaaaaaataaaaacttgTTAAacgatataaatatagaagaacaaaatagtacaaataacaacaacaataatgataataataataataataataataatattggtGATACCAGTTCAAGTAATAGTATAAAGAATTTATTATACTCTTTAAATAAACCCTTAATGCAAGAAATTATGTGTAGTAAAGGTTCAATGGAAGTAccattaaattatatgtatttttgtATTAGCAAAAATAcggatatatatgattatataaaaaataaaaataaagacattagcttattatattctgatgagaaaaaaaatgtatatgctACATTAACAGGGAATGCTTCTATAatagaaaatgaagatataaaaaatattatatggacAGATAAATGGAGATATTTGATATCTGGTGATTATAaggataattatatattaataaagttCACACCATCTACTGTATTACTTAAAACTATAGgattaaaaaatgaacacTGGAAGAGTAATATTGTTAGGAGATCCATAATAGATGATAAAATTTCATGGGTCAAAATTtgacatacatatatataaaaaatatgtattaagtcttatattaatacataacaatgatattaatttggatatatatatatatatatatatatatatatatatgtgtatagttttttttcattctttcataattttttaaaatgtggttatataattttaatatatatatttgttcatttGTTCATGggtttttaaattaaaaaaataatatatattttttttaatacatttaaaaagaaaaaaaaagaattaaagaatgacatttttttattcttcatATGAAAAGGATTATACTGAAATTTTTATTTgcatatatgaaaaatttcagtgacatatttttaaatatatgtaaagtaagatttttaaattatagtatgaataaaattaaacgattaaccatattatatatatatatatatatatatatatatatatgtggaatATAatcatgttttttttttttttttttttttttttttttttttgtttttaataaaaagaaaaattatattaataattatatatgaaatataataattcaaattaaattaaaataaaataatatatatattatatatatatatgataattattctCAAGtgttatgaatatttttttaatatatgaaacatatataggagaattatatatttaatatatatatatattatatttatttattgtatgataatattaaaagcgataattaatattatacacatatattgaatatataatatttatttatttaaatatatgtaatatatctataatattatatatatatatatatatttatttattttatttttttttttcttcgtatataataatttgttaatatatatatgtataaacattttaatgtgttttttttttttttttttttttttttttttttttcgttttctttaaaaaggagaaaattgaattaaaaaataaaataaatgaaagaaaagaaaaaataaaaaaataaatatataaggaaataaaagaaataagcaatgtatatatatatacacttatatattatataaaaatatactaagagaatgaagaattaaatacttatatatatataattatatgtataaattttatatatatgtttttatttttaattgaaGAATATTTGAAAACAGTAGTGTATAtaatcattcatattatttttataagaatatatatatatatatatatttatatttatatatatatatatatacttatgtattattattatgttaaatagtataaatataaaataagatggatttattaaataaaataataaaggatataatatataagataaaaatatatcatgtaAAATATGGAATAGATTTGAACGATTTTCACAACTTGTTATTTGTCATCACCCTATTATTTGGTTTtgtatttttgttatatcttttattaatattgttcaatatattttttaagaaatcgaaaacaaataatgtcgtattattattaggaCCATGTGATAGTGGGAAGAccacttttttatttaaattaaaaactgATAAATTGTGTAGAACGGTCCCCTCgatgaaagaaaatattgcatttgtatttttaaaaaataagaagaaaCAAAAGTGTATACGTTTTGTTGATTTCCCAGGACATCCTAAACTTTCATATTcacttaataaatattttaatataacaaatgttATTGTTTATATGATAGACAGTTCAGATAGGCAATCTCTTAAATTTGTCGCAGAgtaatagaaaataaatatataattaataaagcgaaatatatatatatatatatatatatatatatatatatgtatatatatatgtatacatgtttgtgttttattttttagaaaatTATTTGAGCTGTTTACTAACAAAGTAATTGTGAAGAAAAAGATCCCCTTCATTATTGTTTGCAATAAAACTGACTTGTGTAATTCAAGACCAAAGCAAGTTATAAAAGAAGACTTGGAAAGggaaatgtaaaaataaataaataaataaataaataaatatatatatatatatatatatatatatatatgttaataaatatatacttatatgttctcattatatttttttttttttttttttttttttcctgtatagtgaaattttaaaaatgtcaaaatataataacctTGATGACGATTGTATTGACGAAACTGAATGTTTCCTTGGAACAAACTCAGAATTTTTTAGATTTGAAAAAGCTCCTTGCCACATTGTAAgaaatagaaataattataaatataaatataaatattcatccATACAttacacaatatatatatatatatatatatatatatatatttataatatatgttttctttttatagGAATTGTGTAGTGCTTCTGTgaagaataataatgtagACGAAGTAATAGAATTTATAGAAaaacattattaataaaaattgccctgattttttacatattatatgtccatatatatatatatatatatatatatatatatatatatatatatttatttatttatttttcatttctatagttttacttattattttattttattttttttttttttcctttttaaaaacattaattttatatatagttgtttattcattttacattttgaattaaattttgaaaataacTAATAACagttttttgtttattttatttttttaattttttcaaaatttttaattttttgtttaaaaaaaaataaaattatttcttataaaaatattatatatataaaacgaaaaggataaatatatataaatataaatatatatatatatatatatatatatatatatatatttattaatatataacattttataatCTATAAATTAAAAACGTAAcacttatttatttaaaaaattttatacatttaattatataactttttaattttaattacactataatattaaagaCAAATAagaatgtataaatatttatgtttatataaaaaatatatgtatgtaataaaaataattaaaagtaACATGCtgatttaattaaaaaaaaatgtattttcCATTTCAAGTATTCAAAATGATAAcacaaaaaatgatatatatatatatatatattttaatttgtatgtagaacaaaaaaaaaatatagaaatataaatgtataaaaattataaatatatatatatatatatatatatatataaacagaaTAATCGTAAgcttaaaattaatatgatATACAAAATTTTATGTAATGCACAAGGATTAAAGAATAAATAgacatacacatataaatatatataatatatatataatacacatattatatatttgtttgtttttaaaaaagaatagaATATCTCTTAGACATTTTGTCTTCTTTTATGTACTTCATAATTtggcatatatatatattatataataaataaatatgcacATTctgattcttttttttttttttttttttatctggctagccatatatatatataactttatttaattagctatttatcataattttttttttttttttttttttttttttttaataatatatatatagctacatataattttattaaattggctatttatcataatttttttttttttttttattttttttttggttgaATTTactattcataataattgtaATTAAAATCCTGaatgataaaattttttgGATCTTCATATGTAAGGTTACTATTTTCATGTTGATCTGAGTATTTTAAAGGCATATTTAAGAATTCTTTGTCAAAATTTTGCAAATCTAATTGATTGAATAATTTTGGTTTAAATGGAGGTTTGacctttttatataaaacatcatcccaattaacatttttaaaaaagggatgttttttaatttcttgtGCATCCGTAGATCCTGAGCCTAATCTTTTCTTTggatttttttcaaataatttttttaataggtCAACAGCTTTTGGAGATAAATTTTTTGGATAagttaatttttcatatttaatactttcgaataaaatatttctgtTAGAGTTATTAAAAGGTAATTCTCCTGTTAACATTTCATATAACATAATACCTAGGCTCCACCAGTCAACAGCTTTTCCATGTCCAGTTTGTTCAATAATTTCTGGAGCTAAATATTCTGGAGTACCACACAATGATTTGGTTAAATTTGTTTCTGTAATACCTTCCTTTGATAATCCAAAGTCTGTTAATCTTATATGTCCTAATTCATctaataaaacattttctGGTTTTAAGTctctataaataatatttaattcatgTAAATATTCAAGTGCTAATATAATTTCAGAAGAATAAAATTTGGCTGTTTCTTCAGAAAACTCTCTTAATTTAGATAAGTGAAAAAATAGTTCACCACCAGGACAATATtccaatataaaatataatttttgtgtAGTTTGAAAAgcataatacatttttacaATAAAAGGATGAGAAACACATTTCAATACATTTCTTTCTACTCTAGTATGTTCTATTTGattttttgataaaatattttcttttcttaatattttcatagcatataattttttattttgaagaTGTTTCACTAGCATAACCTTTCCATATGAACCTTCTCCAATTACCTTAAGGTAATTAAAACTTTCAGgtcttattcttttttttctttcatatgaTAAAGATATAGAGTTACGTACTCTCTTTTTTcgtatttcttctttttcatcaTGTTTATATAGATATTCATTTTTCATTCTAATTTTATAATCAATATTATTGAGTGCACAGTTAGCCATATTGTCTTTATAAAATGTCTTTTCTCTCTTTTCTTCAAACATGATTTTGTTTAGTGCATTCAAAGCTACCTTCCCTTGAAAAATAACATCATTTCTACAAATTAAagaggaaaatataaatatatgtttaaaagataatatttatgaaaaaaaaaaaaaaaataaaagaaagatataatacattaatgtgatgataataataaaaatataaaaaaatacaaaaataaaaatatgaacacatatatataaattaatacatacatatacatatatatatattgattacCTTTTATGGTGCATGTTGTATAGATCCATCTTTTCAATCGAACTATCTCTGAAGTTACGATAGTTTgctttatatattccttgtTTAGATTTACTAtcataattttgtttttgaTATTTACAAggtgaattattatttatgattttttttttttttttattttcttcatcagaAAAACTTTTTTTACATAAGAATACATtagtataattattttttttatataaatctcCATGAaggttattatattttttttttaaattaattatttttttatgtttttttttaaaatgtgtgttgttattaatattgttaCTTTCAACTGATTCAAATGAATTTTGagaatcatatttattataatttattatattttgttccaAAGTAATATCTGTATtaacattaatatttttatatggatcttctcttttttcattatatttattttttctgtttaaaaaaaaatggattttaaaaaatttcccttttttatattctttgatctttaataattttgtacCTTCAACActaaaactttttttttttttttttttttttttcttactattattatcattatttgatGAAATATTTTGTAGGGTATTAACACTATTCATATGTGTAGTCTTGttactatattttttattattcacatttgtattattatttatatatacgtTATTTTCTTTACACTCATCAGAaccatattttaaattatcttcCTCAATAGTAACCTTCACTTTATTCTTATgcaaatttttttcatcattttcttcattttcctCATAATTTTTGTCTTTATTAATTTTggatttattcttttttattattaaaaagttgaaatattttttaaagtctttttttttctgttgtTGTAAGGTGTTGGAAGTATAGGACgggatattatttttctctcGATTTCGTTCggaaaaatatttgaaaaagtTTATAtgattcataatttttaaaaatataattgtacatataaaacaatgtacacacatatatatatatatatatatatatatatatatatatatatttatttatttatatatatatgatggcttgttattatcatcaaatgaaaaaattcttttacatgtttattaatttatatattattaaacatataaatccatatatgtatatgataaaaaaatgtaaaaaacaAATGAGAATTTAAAACACTATAAAAAGCAGTTTCCTGGACAAAATAAACAAACTTGATGAAAAGACgaatttatatttgaattaaataaataaataaatatatatatatataataaacaaatatataaataaatgataattcttaaaatttatacatataaatatattttaatttggAGGGAGGGCGTgtatatacttttataagATAAAAAGAAGGCATGtctgaaagaaaaaaaaaaaaaaaaaaaaaatcaaaataaagaacaaaaaaaacacaatGTTTTGTTTTCGTGTTTTTCTACATTTTAAAaggtttaaaaaatttatatatgattatggacatatataatataaatgaataaataaaatataaatatgtttataatatatatatatatatatatataatattgtatagccatattaatttttatatttttatttttagcaTGCTCTatattccaaaaaaaaaaaaaaaaaaaaaaaaaaagttcctaattaacattttatacttttataCGCACATATTttcaattattaatataattacactttgtattatatttatatattccgcTTTTTAATagttattcattatattattcataaaaatgcaagaaaaaagaaaaaaataaaaacagggaatgtattaaaaataaattattttatattccttAAAAATTATCACTTGaccttttaaaatattattatgtggtATATTCATATGTTATTACATTTTGTCCTATATTACACatttatttgattatttacttattataaattataattttgttcattttcctttttccttttttttttttttttttgttttcattatttttaaaagttgGAAATgaatgaaaagaataatcaaaatagtgataagtttataaaaaataataattcaaacaAAGAAAAAGCGAAAAAATTGTTTATGCAAGCATTAAATCATGAAAGtgatgaaaattttttaaaagcaACAAAATTTTATCAAGAAGCTGTTAAATTATATCCAAATATAttgaatacatatataaacgATAATCATGAAACATGGTAATATTgacaattaaaataaaaatatatatatatatattaataaattcatttatctgtatttatattttattatttatattttattatttatattttgtatagtTCTGATAAAATTGATGAGCGTGCCGAAGTGGAACAGCCCGAAGAAAACAGTTACTTAATCAATATACTGtccaaaaatttttatacaaTCATTAAATTTTTAGACTTTTATTCCATGCATAGgttaaatacataaatatatacatatatatataagcatATCTGATTATACCATTTTTTTTGCGTTTTGTTTTATACagatttttcttcatatgtaAGAGCATTTCATCTTCAATATCTCTTGAAAATGAATACAAACGATTATgtcatataaatttaataaattctaAAGAAAAGTGTAAATTATATGGAAACTCATACAAAAGGtttaatgaataataaaatataaataaatatatatatatatatatatatatgtattttattattattgcattttttttgtactgGTGTTATATTCTTAGGTTATTGTTAGAATATCCACGCTTACGTTTTGACGGTGTTTATATAAGTTGTGTTACTTATATTCGATGTAATAAAAtacaccaaaaaaaaaaaaaataataaata is a window encoding:
- a CDS encoding pre-mRNA-splicing factor, putative, coding for MEEYLKNKYMKNNLKKGKEKKKGNIKIYDCEEEDINEEDIYRNKKKKHMNQNDQIYYREEFDNYVESDENISDVPITITDTNTMNVIEISNENKKKILDSLQSGRLIQTSSNNKKRKKSEKKESDSDISISRNKKNSESDSDMSICRNKKNNKSDSDMSICRNKKNNESDSDISICRNKKNSESDSDMSICRTKKNNKNSDSDISICRNNKNEKKNHSPSLSYTISSISENKNSDSKFRHAPSKKHKSSTRKEKYNSDEDEDKISSYSEDDENKKNQKTIYRDKSGKIISREKWIEEQKNEMKYKHGKYKDKRKKIEEEKKKKLEWDSGLVQKDMRQKIIEENEKLIKKKNIINYDFDSDYDIELKMKKRKDDPMNIYIEEKEENNQENKKLTCRYQSPYNRFNIQAGYRWDGVIRGNGFEERRLEAQKMKEQQNKLTYINNTADL
- a CDS encoding RAC-beta serine/threonine protein kinase; its protein translation is MNHINFFKYFSERNREKNNIPSYTSNTLQQQKKKDFKKYFNFLIIKKNKSKINKDKNYEENEENDEKNLHKNKVKVTIEEDNLKYGSDECKENNVYINNNTNVNNKKYSNKTTHMNSVNTLQNISSNNDNNSKKKKKKKKKSFSVEGTKLLKIKEYKKGKFFKIHFFLNRKNKYNEKREDPYKNINVNTDITLEQNIINYNKYDSQNSFESVESNNINNNTHFKKKHKKIINLKKKYNNLHGDLYKKNNYTNVFLCKKSFSDEENKKKKKIINNNSPCKYQKQNYDSKSKQGIYKANYRNFRDSSIEKMDLYNMHHKRNDVIFQGKVALNALNKIMFEEKREKTFYKDNMANCALNNIDYKIRMKNEYLYKHDEKEEIRKKRVRNSISLSYERKKRIRPESFNYLKVIGEGSYGKVMLVKHLQNKKLYAMKILRKENILSKNQIEHTRVERNVLKCVSHPFIVKMYYAFQTTQKLYFILEYCPGGELFFHLSKLREFSEETAKFYSSEIILALEYLHELNIIYRDLKPENVLLDELGHIRLTDFGLSKEGITETNLTKSLCGTPEYLAPEIIEQTGHGKAVDWWSLGIMLYEMLTGELPFNNSNRNILFESIKYEKLTYPKNLSPKAVDLLKKLFEKNPKKRLGSGSTDAQEIKKHPFFKNVNWDDVLYKKVKPPFKPKLFNQLDLQNFDKEFLNMPLKYSDQHENSNLTYEDPKNFIIQDFNYNYYE
- a CDS encoding signal recognition particle receptor, beta subunit — translated: MDLLNKIIKDIIYKIKIYHVKYGIDLNDFHNLLFVITLLFGFVFLLYLLLILFNIFFKKSKTNNVVLLLGPCDSGKTTFLFKLKTDKLCRTVPSMKENIAFVFLKNKKKQKCIRFVDFPGHPKLSYSLNKYFNITNVIVYMIDSSDRQSLKFVAEKLFELFTNKVIVKKKIPFIIVCNKTDLCNSRPKQVIKEDLEREIEILKMSKYNNLDDDCIDETECFLGTNSEFFRFEKAPCHIELCSASVKNNNVDEVIEFIEKHY